The Pelotomaculum isophthalicicum JI genome has a window encoding:
- the lipA gene encoding lipoyl synthase gives MTGRFPPWLRKTIVTSVKVAHTRELLSGLRLHTVCQGARCPNQAECFSRKVATFMILGDTCTRGCAFCAVNKGTPAAPDSGEPERVAEAAAVLGLKHVVVTSVTRDDLPDGGAGHFAGTIGLIRKIAPDATIEVLTPDFQGKPESIAEVVAAGPDVFNHNIETVPRLYPTVRPQADFTRSVDFLKKVKELAPGITTKSGLMVGLGESSEEVLNVMRILRSASCDILTIGQYLRPSDVQLPVMEYVLPETYDFYMEKGLSMGFGEVAAGPWVRSSYQAGEVYRKYSLK, from the coding sequence GTGACGGGGCGTTTTCCGCCCTGGCTGCGCAAAACAATAGTTACTTCCGTTAAAGTAGCTCACACCAGGGAACTGCTGTCCGGACTGCGTCTGCATACAGTCTGCCAGGGAGCGCGGTGCCCCAACCAGGCGGAATGCTTTTCCCGGAAAGTCGCCACCTTTATGATCCTGGGTGATACCTGCACTCGTGGTTGTGCTTTTTGCGCTGTAAACAAGGGGACACCGGCGGCGCCGGATTCAGGCGAGCCGGAGCGGGTGGCGGAAGCGGCAGCCGTGCTGGGTTTAAAACATGTGGTGGTTACGTCGGTAACCCGGGACGACTTGCCGGACGGCGGCGCGGGGCATTTTGCCGGTACTATTGGGCTTATTAGAAAGATAGCGCCGGACGCCACCATTGAGGTCCTTACCCCGGATTTCCAGGGCAAACCGGAGTCGATTGCCGAAGTGGTTGCCGCCGGACCTGATGTTTTTAACCATAATATCGAAACGGTTCCCAGACTTTATCCTACTGTAAGGCCGCAGGCTGATTTTACAAGGTCGGTAGATTTTTTAAAAAAAGTTAAGGAACTAGCGCCTGGGATCACTACCAAGTCCGGTCTGATGGTTGGCTTGGGTGAGAGCAGTGAAGAGGTTCTGAATGTAATGCGCATTTTACGCTCCGCAAGCTGCGACATCCTCACTATCGGGCAATATCTTCGTCCTTCAGATGTTCAACTGCCGGTAATGGAATATGTCTTGCCGGAGACTTATGATTTTTACATGGAAAAAGGGTTGTCCATGGGGTTCGGGGAAGTTGCGGCAGGCCCGTGGGTGCGCAGTTCTTACCAGGCCGGTGAAGTGTATCGCAAATATAGTTTGAAGTAG
- the rimI gene encoding ribosomal protein S18-alanine N-acetyltransferase: MKVTFCKMGPEHLDQVFEIEQASYPAPWSRQTFSSEIKNSFAHYIVALVNGQVAGYGGMWLVLEEAQITNVAVHPDYRMNNIGKMLMMELIRRAALFGIFKMTLEVRPSNLIARHLYTTMGFIEKGLRKKYYTDNNEDAIIMWKYGLENGQGVLVNT, encoded by the coding sequence GTGAAAGTTACTTTTTGTAAAATGGGCCCTGAACACCTGGATCAAGTGTTTGAAATCGAACAAGCGTCCTACCCGGCTCCCTGGTCCCGTCAAACTTTTTCTTCTGAAATAAAAAACAGCTTTGCCCATTATATAGTAGCGTTAGTGAATGGACAGGTGGCAGGCTACGGAGGCATGTGGCTTGTTCTTGAAGAAGCGCAGATTACTAATGTCGCCGTGCATCCTGATTACCGGATGAATAATATCGGTAAAATGCTGATGATGGAATTGATCAGGCGGGCAGCTTTATTCGGGATCTTTAAGATGACCCTTGAAGTGCGCCCGTCAAACCTGATTGCCCGGCATCTGTATACAACTATGGGTTTCATAGAAAAAGGGCTGCGGAAAAAGTATTACACCGATAACAATGAAGACGCTATTATCATGTGGAAATATGGCCTTGAGAACGGACAGGGTGTATTAGTGAACACATGA
- a CDS encoding P-II family nitrogen regulator has protein sequence MKKIEAIIRPEKLEEVKDALGKYNIQGLTVSQVVGCGLQKGRVGVYRGNEYSINLLPKIKLEIVISDYQVEDVVDIIKEAAYTGAIGDGKIFILPVENAFRIRTGESGQDAL, from the coding sequence GTGAAAAAAATTGAGGCCATTATCCGTCCGGAAAAGTTGGAAGAAGTAAAAGATGCTTTAGGCAAGTATAACATCCAAGGCTTGACAGTAAGCCAGGTGGTAGGTTGCGGATTGCAGAAAGGCAGGGTTGGTGTATATCGCGGCAATGAATACAGTATCAACCTGTTGCCGAAAATCAAGCTGGAGATCGTTATCAGTGACTATCAGGTCGAGGACGTAGTGGACATTATCAAAGAAGCAGCATATACAGGCGCAATCGGCGACGGAAAAATTTTTATTTTACCTGTGGAAAACGCTTTTCGCATCCGTACCGGCGAATCTGGTCAAGACGCATTATAA
- a CDS encoding cell division FtsA domain-containing protein encodes MAKIIPSEENSIFALDIGTRTVIGVVALVESGLLRVVAQHMVEHGSRSMFDGQIHDIPKVADTVLEVKRVLEKKVGFKLNKAAIAAAGRSLVTKQCHAEMDIDDHVEIDGTMVNSLEIAGIRSAHQEVDTAVAGNTEKFYCVGYSVVKYYLNNYPVTNLIGHRGKIIGADVLATFLPESVVNGLYAVLGRVGLEPVNLTLEPIAAIEVLIPESMRLLNLALIDIGAGTSDIAITRKGSVVSYGMVPVAGDEITEAVAETLLVDFNWAEKIKRSLENGGKIVYKDVLGIETTVAAAEVAAVIEPVLDKLAGEIAGSIMNLNGGEPPRTIFCVGGGSRLPALTDKLAEKLGIEAQKVAVRGRAAIQNLTVDEEGLDGPEGVTVVGIATVAIKKLGQNFVTIKVDGKEFSLFNSKDLNVSNALSLLEFNPRDLIGYNGKDLKFTLNGRPEVVYGGLASPAEIYINGEKANLKTAIKDGDEINVLKAGAGADARAYARDFLEGLAGVSITLDGEPRVIEPVCMINGKLSSYDTEIMNGDHLEIKTVKTLGELFEKVDLTDQVIHVNGVEATLEHVLQDGDDVRLVKKKLSDNESDDTGVDRSEAGQPSGEVVSVTVNGKKVNLSGKKHYIFVDVLNHIDLEPAAHTGLPVLRLNGAPAGFTDALEEGDSVEIYWR; translated from the coding sequence ATGGCAAAAATAATTCCGTCCGAGGAAAACTCCATATTCGCCCTGGATATTGGGACGAGAACGGTGATTGGGGTCGTAGCCCTGGTTGAGTCGGGCTTGCTGCGGGTAGTCGCTCAGCATATGGTTGAGCACGGCAGCCGGTCCATGTTTGACGGGCAGATTCACGACATTCCCAAAGTGGCGGACACAGTGCTGGAAGTCAAACGTGTTCTCGAAAAAAAGGTCGGGTTTAAGTTGAACAAAGCGGCCATAGCTGCCGCTGGAAGGTCCCTGGTAACCAAACAGTGCCATGCTGAAATGGATATTGACGATCATGTGGAGATCGACGGCACGATGGTTAACAGTCTGGAAATAGCCGGCATCAGGAGCGCCCACCAGGAGGTTGACACAGCTGTTGCCGGAAACACTGAAAAATTTTATTGCGTGGGTTACAGCGTCGTTAAATATTATTTAAACAATTATCCGGTTACCAATTTAATCGGGCATCGCGGTAAAATTATCGGAGCCGACGTACTGGCTACTTTCTTGCCGGAATCGGTGGTGAACGGGCTTTACGCGGTGCTGGGAAGAGTGGGTCTGGAACCGGTAAACCTGACGCTGGAACCAATCGCGGCCATCGAGGTACTGATTCCGGAAAGTATGAGACTGTTAAATCTGGCGCTGATTGATATCGGCGCGGGCACGTCTGATATTGCCATCACCAGAAAGGGATCAGTAGTATCGTATGGTATGGTGCCGGTGGCCGGCGATGAAATAACCGAGGCTGTCGCCGAAACTTTATTAGTTGACTTTAACTGGGCGGAGAAGATTAAACGATCTTTAGAAAACGGCGGGAAGATTGTTTACAAAGATGTCCTGGGTATTGAGACCACGGTTGCCGCCGCTGAGGTGGCCGCTGTGATCGAGCCGGTTTTGGACAAGTTGGCCGGTGAAATAGCAGGGTCAATCATGAACCTTAACGGCGGAGAACCGCCCAGAACAATCTTTTGCGTGGGTGGCGGCTCGCGGCTGCCGGCGTTGACCGACAAGCTGGCTGAAAAGTTGGGCATAGAAGCGCAAAAAGTCGCTGTCAGAGGGAGAGCGGCCATTCAGAATCTGACTGTCGATGAGGAGGGTCTGGACGGACCTGAAGGAGTCACGGTAGTGGGGATCGCGACAGTGGCCATTAAAAAACTGGGACAGAATTTTGTCACTATCAAAGTGGACGGCAAGGAATTCAGCCTGTTTAATTCAAAGGATCTTAATGTGTCAAACGCCCTCAGCCTGTTGGAGTTCAACCCCAGGGATTTGATCGGGTACAACGGCAAAGATTTGAAATTTACCCTCAACGGCAGACCCGAAGTAGTTTACGGCGGTCTCGCCAGTCCGGCGGAAATATACATAAACGGTGAAAAAGCCAACCTGAAAACCGCCATTAAAGACGGTGACGAGATTAATGTTCTAAAAGCCGGGGCCGGCGCGGACGCCAGGGCTTACGCGCGGGATTTCCTGGAGGGTCTGGCGGGCGTCAGCATTACTTTAGACGGCGAGCCCAGGGTAATCGAGCCGGTTTGTATGATTAACGGGAAATTATCTTCTTATGATACCGAGATAATGAATGGCGACCATCTGGAGATAAAGACGGTAAAAACACTAGGCGAGCTTTTTGAAAAAGTCGATCTGACGGATCAGGTTATCCATGTTAACGGTGTAGAAGCGACTTTGGAGCATGTTTTGCAGGACGGGGACGATGTAAGGCTTGTCAAAAAAAAACTTTCAGACAATGAGAGTGATGACACGGGAGTAGACAGGAGCGAGGCCGGACAGCCGTCTGGTGAAGTCGTTTCAGTCACAGTCAACGGGAAGAAAGTAAACCTTTCCGGTAAAAAGCATTATATTTTTGTGGACGTGCTCAACCACATTGATCTGGAGCCGGCGGCACATACCGGCCTGCCGGTTTTGCGCCTAAACGGGGCCCCCGCCGGTTTTACCGACGCGCTTGAAGAAGGGGATTCAGTAGAAATATACTGGCGGTAG
- a CDS encoding type II toxin-antitoxin system PemK/MazF family toxin translates to MLIRRGDIFYADLSPVVGSEQGGTRPVLIIQNDIGNQYSPTTIVAAITSQIAKAKLPTHVEMPAHPGGMGKNSVILLEQIRTIDKSRLLEKITSLDSEMMVKVKQAAEISLGLLDL, encoded by the coding sequence ATGCTGATCCGCCGGGGTGATATTTTTTATGCTGATCTGAGCCCGGTTGTCGGCTCGGAACAGGGGGGGACAAGGCCGGTGCTGATAATACAAAACGACATTGGAAACCAGTACAGCCCCACCACCATTGTTGCCGCGATTACTTCCCAAATTGCCAAAGCTAAGCTTCCTACACACGTGGAGATGCCGGCCCACCCAGGTGGAATGGGAAAAAATTCTGTAATTTTGCTGGAACAAATCAGGACGATAGACAAAAGCAGACTTTTGGAAAAAATAACGTCTCTTGACAGTGAGATGATGGTTAAAGTGAAACAGGCGGCGGAAATAAGTCTCGGTTTGTTGGATTTATAA
- the tsaB gene encoding tRNA (adenosine(37)-N6)-threonylcarbamoyltransferase complex dimerization subunit type 1 TsaB translates to MLGIESATPVAAVAVAGREGILAERMVLNKRTHSVNLLPMIKAALEDAEIERRDLTGIAVSSGPGSFTGLRIGMSTAKALAQVWELPVAGISTLETLAHAFAGHNRLICPVLNARKNEVYTAVYDYSGMAPVLLMSPRAARIEELIKLLAGYQKPVTFLGDGLPVYGDQLKTGLAQMAVFAPLAASYPRGAAVAELGLVAFDNGRGVSPSRLQPEYIRLSEAEVIWRKKHCAGGLEL, encoded by the coding sequence GTGTTGGGGATTGAATCCGCCACTCCGGTGGCCGCGGTTGCTGTCGCCGGTAGAGAGGGAATCCTGGCCGAGCGCATGGTTCTAAATAAACGGACACATTCTGTAAATTTGCTTCCGATGATTAAGGCTGCACTTGAAGATGCGGAGATTGAACGCCGCGACCTGACCGGTATAGCGGTGTCCAGCGGGCCGGGGTCTTTCACCGGCCTGCGGATTGGGATGAGTACCGCCAAGGCTTTGGCCCAGGTATGGGAGTTGCCGGTAGCGGGTATTTCTACTCTGGAAACCCTCGCTCACGCCTTTGCCGGACATAACCGTTTGATATGTCCGGTATTGAACGCCCGGAAAAATGAAGTATACACTGCTGTATATGATTATTCCGGCATGGCTCCGGTTCTGTTGATGAGTCCCAGAGCCGCGCGGATAGAGGAATTAATCAAATTGTTAGCGGGTTACCAAAAGCCGGTGACTTTTTTAGGAGACGGATTGCCGGTTTATGGCGATCAGCTTAAAACCGGCCTGGCGCAAATGGCGGTATTTGCCCCGCTGGCTGCTAGTTACCCGAGGGGTGCCGCGGTAGCTGAGCTAGGTTTAGTGGCGTTTGACAACGGAAGGGGTGTCAGCCCATCACGGTTGCAGCCGGAATATATCAGACTATCTGAGGCTGAGGTAATTTGGCGGAAAAAACATTGTGCCGGGGGATTGGAATTGTGA
- a CDS encoding Crp/Fnr family transcriptional regulator, giving the protein MKIIEILSNRLKQANRQIEELVFLNARSRVIYNLISLAKEYGRPEEGEITISLQLTHAELAKLVGISRETMTKVLAELQDSNLIKVTRKKLQVINLDDLCRQVM; this is encoded by the coding sequence GTGAAAATTATTGAAATTTTATCTAACAGGTTAAAGCAGGCTAATAGACAGATCGAGGAACTGGTGTTTTTAAACGCCCGTTCCCGGGTGATTTATAATTTAATCAGTCTGGCCAAAGAATACGGACGGCCGGAAGAAGGGGAAATAACCATATCACTGCAGTTAACTCATGCTGAACTTGCCAAGCTTGTCGGAATATCCAGGGAGACAATGACTAAAGTGCTCGCTGAACTGCAGGACAGCAATTTAATCAAAGTAACCCGGAAAAAACTTCAAGTAATAAACCTGGACGATCTATGCCGGCAAGTTATGTAG
- the tsaE gene encoding tRNA (adenosine(37)-N6)-threonylcarbamoyltransferase complex ATPase subunit type 1 TsaE: MPVIKTTTPKETACVGKKLGALLRPGDVVCLNGDLGAGKTRFAQGVACGMGVDGPVTSPTFTIINEYLGRLPLYHMDFYRLEDALELEDLGYEEYFYGSGVTVIEWPERVAELLPAVRLDIFIDRSPESEEARNISFVPYGDDLTGMVEELMGLVCVGD; encoded by the coding sequence TTGCCTGTAATTAAAACTACGACACCAAAGGAAACCGCCTGTGTGGGAAAAAAACTGGGCGCGTTGTTGCGTCCGGGCGACGTGGTATGTCTGAATGGCGACCTTGGGGCCGGAAAGACCCGGTTTGCCCAGGGAGTGGCTTGTGGCATGGGGGTCGACGGGCCGGTGACCAGTCCCACTTTTACCATCATCAATGAGTATCTGGGCCGGCTGCCTCTTTATCATATGGATTTTTACCGGCTGGAAGACGCTCTGGAATTAGAAGATTTGGGTTATGAAGAATATTTTTACGGCAGCGGTGTAACAGTAATTGAGTGGCCGGAGCGGGTGGCGGAATTGCTCCCGGCCGTTAGACTGGATATCTTTATTGACAGGAGTCCGGAAAGTGAGGAAGCCAGGAATATTTCTTTCGTTCCATATGGAGATGACTTGACGGGCATGGTTGAGGAGTTGATGGGTCTTGTATGTGTTGGGGATTGA
- a CDS encoding amidohydrolase: protein MLAVAGGMIITMAGRVIDRGTLLVDNGKIYGVENGIVIPRGAESVDVSGKVVMPGMIDAHSHLGIVEEIYREEGDDCNESTDPVTPHLRAIDAINPADLGFRDALAGGVTTVVTGPGSANIIGGEMAAVKTHGTVIDDMIVRFPVGLKAALGENPKRSYGREKKTPATRMASAAILREALVRGQEYMKKSSSGIAKNAAAFEKDLKLEALAGVLKREIPLRVHAHRADDIMTAVRIAREFQVDLVVEHCTEGHIVARKLAELRIPAVVGPVITNRAKVEMQGLTLQTARVLSEAGVLFAIMTDHPVVPIQYLAVSAAMTVKGGLTVDAALRAVTIDAAKILKLDHRLGSLEPAKDADFVVMDRHPFDFLCRVEQVFIDGVKVYSLI from the coding sequence ATGCTGGCTGTCGCAGGCGGTATGATTATTACCATGGCGGGGCGCGTAATAGACAGGGGAACTTTGCTGGTAGATAACGGCAAGATTTATGGCGTCGAGAACGGTATCGTCATTCCCCGGGGCGCGGAAAGCGTTGATGTATCGGGAAAGGTGGTTATGCCCGGGATGATCGACGCGCACAGCCACCTCGGCATTGTTGAAGAGATATACCGGGAAGAGGGAGACGACTGTAACGAGAGCACCGACCCGGTCACTCCGCATCTGCGCGCCATTGACGCGATCAACCCGGCGGATCTGGGATTTCGCGACGCTCTCGCGGGAGGGGTCACCACTGTTGTGACAGGTCCCGGCAGCGCAAATATCATCGGTGGCGAAATGGCGGCGGTAAAAACGCACGGCACGGTGATAGATGATATGATCGTCCGCTTTCCGGTCGGCCTGAAGGCTGCTTTAGGTGAAAATCCAAAACGCAGTTACGGGCGTGAAAAAAAGACGCCCGCCACCCGCATGGCTTCCGCGGCGATTTTAAGAGAAGCGCTGGTGCGCGGGCAGGAATACATGAAGAAGTCTTCTTCAGGCATAGCTAAAAATGCAGCCGCGTTTGAGAAAGACCTGAAGCTGGAAGCGCTGGCCGGGGTGCTGAAGCGGGAGATTCCCTTGCGGGTGCACGCCCACCGCGCTGACGACATTATGACAGCGGTCCGCATTGCCCGGGAGTTTCAGGTGGATCTGGTTGTCGAGCACTGTACCGAGGGCCATATCGTAGCGCGGAAACTGGCGGAGCTAAGGATTCCCGCCGTCGTCGGCCCGGTGATCACAAACAGGGCCAAGGTGGAAATGCAGGGACTGACCCTCCAAACGGCCAGAGTGCTCTCGGAGGCTGGAGTGCTTTTTGCGATAATGACCGACCATCCGGTTGTGCCTATTCAGTATCTGGCTGTTTCCGCCGCCATGACTGTTAAAGGCGGTTTAACTGTAGACGCCGCTCTACGGGCGGTAACCATAGATGCCGCGAAGATATTAAAGTTGGATCATCGCCTGGGGAGTTTGGAACCGGCGAAAGACGCCGATTTTGTCGTAATGGATCGACATCCCTTTGATTTTCTTTGCCGTGTGGAACAAGTATTTATTGACGGAGTTAAAGTTTATTCGCTCATATAA
- a CDS encoding CopG family ribbon-helix-helix protein, which yields MPRVEKFMVSLPDSLLAEVDRIAAAEQISRSDIIREAVKLYIEDRRRRLFIEQMKKGYLEMANINLALAIEHYRLESEVTQKFELPGTEVK from the coding sequence GTGCCACGGGTTGAGAAATTTATGGTCAGTTTGCCTGATTCACTTCTGGCCGAAGTGGACCGGATCGCAGCCGCCGAGCAGATTAGCCGGAGCGATATTATCCGCGAGGCCGTAAAGCTTTACATTGAAGATCGCAGAAGGCGGTTATTTATTGAGCAAATGAAAAAAGGATACCTGGAAATGGCTAATATCAACCTTGCACTTGCTATTGAGCATTACCGCCTGGAGTCGGAAGTCACACAAAAGTTCGAACTACCGGGGACGGAGGTAAAATAA
- the lipB gene encoding lipoyl(octanoyl) transferase LipB, whose translation MNRWCRVLYLGLCDYLKAYNLQKRLVKERVTGKIPDTLLLLSHPPVYTIGRSGSRKHILAPDYVLEREGIKVYEVDRGGDITYHGPGQLVGYPILNLRQHGSDLHKLLRMYEEVFIRVLAEYGVEAGRLDRYPGVWAGQDKICAVGIGVSNWVSYHGWAFNINPDMKYFSFITPCGIRDKGVTSLTRLLGRDVPEFEIMATVGGHFGDVFNLQIEAGYSAAELSEAVGI comes from the coding sequence TTGAATCGCTGGTGCCGGGTACTGTATCTAGGACTATGTGATTATCTTAAAGCGTACAACCTGCAAAAAAGGCTGGTTAAGGAACGGGTAACCGGGAAAATTCCTGACACACTCCTGTTGTTGAGCCACCCGCCGGTCTATACGATTGGCCGGAGCGGGTCCAGGAAACATATCCTTGCGCCGGACTATGTGCTGGAGCGTGAGGGCATCAAAGTATATGAAGTCGACCGGGGTGGCGATATTACTTACCATGGCCCCGGTCAGCTTGTCGGTTACCCCATCTTAAATTTAAGGCAGCACGGAAGCGACCTCCATAAATTGCTGCGCATGTACGAAGAGGTGTTCATCCGGGTCCTGGCGGAATACGGCGTCGAGGCAGGCCGCCTGGACCGGTATCCCGGGGTTTGGGCCGGTCAGGATAAGATATGCGCCGTTGGGATCGGGGTCAGCAACTGGGTTAGTTATCATGGATGGGCTTTTAATATTAATCCGGATATGAAGTATTTCAGCTTTATTACTCCCTGCGGCATCCGGGATAAGGGAGTGACCTCGTTAACCAGGCTCCTCGGCCGGGATGTCCCGGAATTTGAAATTATGGCAACCGTTGGGGGACATTTCGGGGATGTATTTAATCTTCAGATAGAAGCCGGCTATTCAGCGGCCGAACTGAGTGAGGCGGTGGGGATATGA
- a CDS encoding response regulator has translation MRREPLDVLIVDDQAGVRYLLEIIVRDSGHRAHTAGNGLEAVDLARSIRPDLIFMDVRMPLMGGLEALEKIKALAPETNVVIMTAFSSEETVSQAMQKGALTCIVKPFDVDELKEFLKGFDRDCPAFGKTAASG, from the coding sequence ATGCGACGAGAGCCGTTAGATGTTCTAATTGTAGACGACCAAGCCGGGGTGCGTTATTTGCTGGAAATTATCGTTCGGGATTCGGGTCACCGGGCTCATACCGCCGGTAATGGACTTGAAGCAGTTGATTTGGCTCGTTCCATCCGTCCCGATTTAATCTTCATGGATGTACGGATGCCCTTGATGGGGGGGCTGGAGGCTTTGGAGAAAATTAAGGCGCTGGCCCCCGAAACAAATGTGGTGATCATGACTGCGTTCAGTTCGGAAGAAACGGTTTCACAAGCTATGCAAAAAGGGGCGCTTACCTGTATTGTCAAGCCTTTTGATGTGGACGAGCTAAAAGAATTCCTTAAGGGATTTGACCGCGATTGCCCTGCTTTTGGAAAAACGGCTGCAAGCGGTTGA
- a CDS encoding biotin/lipoyl-containing protein: MEVKLPFLAEGVEECTVTFWHVKEGDKVEEEDDLVEMETSKAIFNVPSPSGGTIKEIMVSEGDVVKVGDTLCIIE; the protein is encoded by the coding sequence ATGGAAGTCAAGTTGCCGTTTCTCGCTGAAGGTGTTGAGGAATGTACCGTTACTTTCTGGCACGTGAAGGAAGGCGACAAGGTTGAAGAAGAGGATGATCTGGTTGAAATGGAGACCAGTAAAGCAATTTTCAATGTGCCTTCTCCTTCGGGCGGAACTATTAAGGAAATCATGGTAAGTGAGGGTGACGTGGTCAAAGTGGGGGATACCCTTTGTATTATTGAGTAA
- a CDS encoding ammonium transporter: protein MTEINVQDLASGVDTVWVLLCAALVFFMEGGFAFLEAGFIRAKNSMNIVMKVFTDSTIGMLSYWAAGFGIMYGLDRAGVFGSTGFLIGGDLSHIQLRIPIYAYWLFQAAFAMAMASIVSGAVAERMKYGPYIIYTAVAAALIYPVAGHWVWGVNGWLGKLGMLDFAGSAVVHAVGGWSALAAVLALGPRTGKYNKDGSLNVLPAHNLHLAFLGTFILWFGWFGFNPGSSLSGLDMNIARIALTTNLAAAAGGTAGILFTMFKYGKADPSMAMNGALAGLAAITAGTAYVQPAGAVIIGGVAGVLVVLAVSFFDKIKADDPVGAIAVHGAGGTWGALAVGLFAQQGGLFYGGDAGLLGVQALGVLSVSVWAFTATYLVFTALKKTVGIRVSAQEEFEGLDLNEHGITAYTGLMTNPLYDIEENPAHSFGGIQPQKALLVNTAQNIEP, encoded by the coding sequence ATGACTGAAATCAATGTGCAAGATCTTGCGTCCGGTGTGGATACCGTGTGGGTATTGCTCTGCGCGGCCCTGGTATTCTTTATGGAAGGCGGGTTCGCCTTCCTGGAAGCCGGTTTTATCCGCGCCAAGAACTCTATGAATATCGTGATGAAAGTTTTCACCGACAGCACAATCGGGATGCTCAGTTACTGGGCGGCAGGCTTTGGAATAATGTACGGCTTGGACCGGGCCGGCGTTTTCGGAAGCACCGGGTTTTTAATCGGCGGCGACCTGAGCCACATTCAATTAAGAATACCAATCTATGCTTATTGGTTATTCCAGGCAGCCTTTGCCATGGCCATGGCCTCGATCGTTTCCGGCGCGGTGGCCGAACGGATGAAATACGGCCCTTACATTATCTATACCGCGGTGGCAGCCGCCTTGATTTATCCTGTCGCCGGCCACTGGGTATGGGGGGTTAACGGCTGGCTGGGAAAACTCGGGATGCTGGACTTCGCCGGATCGGCGGTTGTGCACGCCGTGGGCGGCTGGAGCGCCCTCGCAGCCGTGCTGGCGCTGGGTCCGCGAACAGGGAAGTATAACAAAGACGGCTCTTTAAATGTTCTGCCCGCTCACAACTTGCACCTGGCCTTTTTGGGGACCTTTATTCTGTGGTTTGGCTGGTTCGGCTTCAATCCGGGCAGTTCCCTCTCCGGACTGGACATGAATATAGCCAGGATCGCCCTGACCACCAACCTGGCCGCGGCGGCAGGCGGCACCGCCGGCATCCTGTTTACCATGTTCAAATACGGCAAAGCCGACCCCAGTATGGCTATGAACGGAGCGCTGGCAGGACTCGCCGCCATTACGGCCGGGACAGCTTACGTGCAACCGGCCGGCGCGGTGATAATAGGCGGAGTAGCCGGAGTATTGGTGGTTCTGGCAGTGAGCTTCTTTGACAAAATCAAGGCTGACGACCCGGTAGGCGCTATTGCCGTGCACGGGGCAGGCGGCACATGGGGAGCCCTGGCGGTTGGCTTGTTTGCCCAGCAGGGCGGCTTGTTTTACGGCGGCGACGCCGGGCTCCTGGGCGTTCAGGCGCTCGGCGTTCTTTCAGTATCGGTATGGGCTTTCACTGCCACTTACCTGGTGTTCACAGCGTTAAAGAAAACAGTCGGTATCCGGGTATCCGCCCAGGAAGAATTTGAAGGACTGGATTTGAATGAACATGGCATCACAGCATACACGGGACTGATGACAAACCCGCTTTACGACATCGAAGAGAACCCGGCACACTCCTTTGGCGGTATCCAGCCGCAGAAAGCGCTACTGGTGAATACCGCTCAAAACATTGAGCCATAA
- the ilvN gene encoding acetolactate synthase small subunit — translation MRHTLAVLVTNKPGVLARISGLLSRRVFNIESIAAGYTEETGVTRITIVVQGDDYILDQVMKQLSKLVDVIKIVELKYEDSVDRELALIKVNVEVDRRSDIINLVSVFRANIIDVSKDTMIIEILGDEKKINAFCVALEDYGIVDMVRTGKVALSRGRGAVKH, via the coding sequence TTGAGACATACACTGGCAGTGTTGGTAACTAATAAACCGGGCGTCCTGGCCCGTATATCCGGCCTACTCAGCAGGAGGGTATTTAACATTGAAAGCATTGCTGCCGGATATACTGAAGAAACAGGTGTGACACGCATTACCATTGTCGTTCAAGGGGATGACTATATCTTGGATCAGGTTATGAAGCAGCTGTCTAAGCTGGTCGATGTCATTAAGATAGTTGAACTGAAGTATGAAGATTCAGTTGACCGTGAGCTTGCATTAATCAAGGTGAATGTTGAAGTTGACCGCAGGTCGGATATAATCAATCTTGTTTCAGTATTCCGGGCTAATATTATTGACGTGAGCAAGGATACAATGATAATAGAGATATTAGGTGACGAGAAGAAGATAAACGCGTTTTGCGTGGCATTGGAAGACTACGGTATTGTGGATATGGTGCGCACCGGGAAAGTGGCGCTGTCACGCGGCCGTGGCGCGGTGAAACACTGA